The proteins below are encoded in one region of Hordeum vulgare subsp. vulgare chromosome 3H, MorexV3_pseudomolecules_assembly, whole genome shotgun sequence:
- the LOC123441377 gene encoding putative F-box protein PP2-B12 has translation MGVAWEIARLPEELVLVALARTSPRTPPFPRPSAPQPTPTMSGRASCPPTAFRRSPMVSRRALPRPHPRRNSSSAFPPAPRFSRSGSWETGAKCYMMSVRNLFIMWGNTPEYWSWIPLQDSSAVAPRIT, from the exons ATGGGGGTGGCTTGGGAGATCGCGCGCCTGCCGGAGGAACTCGTCTTGGTGGCGCTGGCCCGCACGTCCCCGCGCACGCCGCCATTTCCCCGGCCTTCCGCGCCACAGCCGACTCCGACGATGTCTGGGCGAGCTTCCTGTCCCCCGACGGCCTTCCGTCGCTCGCCGATGGTGAGCCGTCGGGCCCTGCCCCGCCCTCATCCAAGAAGGAACTCTTCCTCTGCCTTTCCGCCGGCCCCGCGCTTCTCCAGGTCAGGCTCGTG GGAGACCGGTGCCAAGTGCTACATGATGTCCGTCAGGAACCTCTTCATCATGTGGGGGAACACTCCGGAGTACTGGTCCTGGATCCCACTCCAAGACTCTAG TGCAGTAGCTCCTAGGATCACTTAG